One region of Pseudomonas sp. ABC1 genomic DNA includes:
- a CDS encoding flagella synthesis protein FlgN has protein sequence MMQDADLLQQLVDDTSSAQRLLELTEREFLALSERDLQTLESILTSKQPLLALLTQHAEARRLLLAKHGLEADKSGLQHFASKQSDGESILEQAATLEALLTDCKTANQRNGQLIQANRSAVGDMLSILRGSSAPTNLYNSRGGATRSAAQQRPLSQA, from the coding sequence ATGATGCAAGACGCCGATCTTCTGCAACAACTTGTCGACGACACCAGCAGCGCCCAACGACTGCTTGAGTTGACGGAACGGGAATTCCTCGCCCTGTCCGAACGCGACCTGCAAACGCTCGAAAGCATACTGACCAGCAAACAACCACTGCTGGCACTGCTCACCCAACACGCCGAAGCGCGTCGCCTGCTACTGGCCAAGCACGGCCTGGAAGCCGATAAAAGCGGACTCCAGCACTTCGCCAGCAAACAGTCAGATGGCGAATCCATACTCGAGCAGGCAGCGACTCTGGAAGCCCTGCTGACCGACTGCAAGACCGCCAATCAACGCAACGGTCAACTGATCCAGGCCAATCGCTCAGCAGTCGGCGACATGCTGTCGATCCTGCGAGGCAGCAGCGCACCGACCAACCTCTATAATAGCCGTGGCGGAGCGACCCGATCCGCCGCCCAGCAGCGCCCACTCAGCCAAGCCTGA
- the flgM gene encoding flagellar biosynthesis anti-sigma factor FlgM: MVIEFNRPGGTPTPASSRNNNVQVQERTSSAQPQDDNKVGTVAQSSGESVQLSAQAQRLQQASEKLSEQPSVDEQRVAQLKQAIADGSYQVDSQRVASKLIAFESQS; the protein is encoded by the coding sequence ATGGTCATCGAATTCAATCGTCCAGGCGGAACACCAACGCCAGCGAGTTCCCGCAACAATAATGTCCAGGTTCAGGAGCGCACCAGCAGCGCTCAGCCCCAGGACGACAACAAGGTAGGCACGGTTGCACAGAGCAGCGGAGAAAGCGTACAACTCAGCGCTCAAGCACAACGCCTGCAACAAGCCAGCGAAAAGCTGAGCGAGCAGCCCAGCGTGGATGAGCAGCGCGTAGCCCAATTGAAGCAGGCAATCGCAGATGGCAGCTATCAGGTCGACAGCCAACGCGTAGCCAGCAAACTGATCGCATTCGAATCCCAGAGCTGA
- the flgA gene encoding flagellar basal body P-ring formation chaperone FlgA has translation MNTLMTFFRRATKTVPGALLLPVSLMLSQPVEADSTTRPQQLIDATQEFLEQSVTDYLQQNQISGRHEVVVNRLDPRLRLALCDIPLSSRQESSQPIGRVTVRVSCEGSSPWSVFVPAQVRLFRDVIVTRRPLQRDTILAEADVSLIERDVGVLTQGYMTDLEQVIGTRLTRNTLNNQVLTPAQINQVEVIRKGDQVVINAKGSTLNVRMTGVALADGAPGTQIRVKNSNSGRTIKARVTGPGQVEVDM, from the coding sequence ATGAACACTCTGATGACTTTTTTCCGACGCGCCACAAAAACAGTGCCTGGCGCCCTTCTTTTACCGGTTTCGCTGATGCTGAGCCAGCCTGTCGAAGCTGACTCGACGACGCGACCACAGCAGCTTATCGACGCGACCCAGGAATTTCTTGAGCAGTCCGTGACGGACTATCTGCAACAAAACCAGATCAGCGGCCGCCATGAAGTCGTCGTCAACCGACTAGACCCTCGATTGCGCCTGGCATTATGCGATATTCCGCTGAGCAGCAGACAGGAAAGTTCTCAGCCAATAGGCCGGGTCACCGTACGCGTCAGTTGTGAAGGCTCAAGCCCCTGGTCGGTCTTCGTGCCAGCACAGGTTCGCCTTTTTCGCGACGTAATCGTGACCCGCCGCCCTTTGCAGCGGGATACAATCCTCGCCGAAGCGGATGTCAGCCTGATAGAGCGGGATGTCGGCGTCCTGACCCAGGGCTACATGACCGACCTGGAGCAAGTGATCGGCACCCGACTGACACGCAACACACTGAACAACCAGGTGCTGACGCCAGCACAGATCAACCAGGTCGAGGTCATACGCAAGGGCGACCAGGTCGTGATCAACGCGAAAGGCTCGACACTCAACGTCAGGATGACGGGCGTAGCCCTCGCCGATGGCGCCCCCGGTACACAGATACGAGTAAAAAACTCGAACTCAGGCCGTACGATCAAGGCCAGAGTGACAGGACCGGGACAGGTAGAAGTGGATATGTAA
- a CDS encoding chemotaxis protein CheV has translation MAGVLDSVNQRTQLVGQNRLELLLFRLDAGQLYGINVFKVREVLQCPHLTILPKSSPVVRGVASIRGNTLPILDLSLATGRGRQADLKTGFAIIAEYNNKTLGFLVHSVERIVNLNWADILPPPRGAGRDHYLTAVTHVDGQLVEIIDVEKILAEVAPLSEEVSPDIVKADDQQKAAQFRILIVDDSSVARKQIIRCLQNIGLEVVALNDGRQALDYLKAMVEEGRRPSSEFLMLISDIEMPEMDGYTLTTEIRHDPRMQDLHILLHTSLSGVFNQTMVKRVGADDFLAKFQPDGLAERVIERIRGAEGN, from the coding sequence ATGGCCGGTGTATTGGATTCGGTTAACCAGCGTACCCAGCTCGTGGGGCAGAATCGCCTGGAACTGTTGCTGTTTCGCCTGGATGCCGGGCAGTTGTATGGCATCAATGTGTTCAAGGTGCGTGAGGTTCTGCAGTGCCCGCACCTGACGATACTGCCGAAGTCCAGTCCGGTCGTACGCGGCGTGGCGAGCATTCGTGGCAATACCCTGCCGATTCTCGATCTTTCCCTGGCCACCGGGCGTGGCAGGCAAGCGGACCTGAAGACGGGGTTCGCCATCATCGCCGAATACAACAACAAGACGCTCGGATTCCTGGTGCATTCGGTCGAGCGCATCGTCAATCTGAACTGGGCGGATATCCTGCCGCCGCCGCGCGGAGCCGGGCGTGATCACTACCTGACGGCGGTAACCCATGTCGATGGGCAACTGGTCGAGATCATCGATGTGGAGAAGATCCTGGCCGAAGTCGCACCGCTGTCCGAAGAGGTGTCGCCGGATATCGTGAAGGCGGACGACCAGCAGAAAGCGGCGCAGTTTCGCATTCTGATCGTCGATGACTCTTCGGTGGCGCGCAAACAGATCATCCGCTGCCTGCAGAACATCGGGCTCGAAGTGGTGGCGCTCAACGATGGTCGCCAGGCGCTCGATTACCTCAAGGCGATGGTGGAGGAGGGGCGCAGGCCGTCCAGTGAGTTCCTGATGCTGATCTCGGACATCGAGATGCCGGAAATGGATGGTTATACGCTGACGACCGAGATCCGCCATGATCCACGTATGCAGGATCTGCATATTCTGCTGCATACTTCGCTTTCCGGTGTGTTCAACCAGACGATGGTCAAGCGTGTGGGGGCGGATGATTTTCTTGCCAAGTTCCAGCCCGATGGGCTGGCTGAGCGTGTCATAGAGCGTATTCGTGGTGCTGAGGGAAACTGA
- a CDS encoding protein-glutamate O-methyltransferase CheR: protein MSGDLDFEQFRIFLEKSCGILLGSNKQYLVSSRLNKLMAQHSFKSLGELLKAIQSQPRSGLRELVVDAMTTNETLWFRDTYPFEVLKGKVLPEMLKLSGGRLRIWSAACSSGQEPYSLSMSIDEYERSNPSQPKVAAQIVATELSPTMLAACKAAEYDSLAIARGLSPERLQRYFDVVTPGRWAVKQAVRSRVEFRVLNLLDSYAALGKFDVVFCRNVLIYFSADVKKDILKRIHATLRPGGYLFLGASEALNGLPELYQMVQCSPGIIYKAR from the coding sequence GTGTCGGGCGATCTGGATTTCGAACAGTTCCGCATTTTCCTGGAGAAGTCGTGCGGCATTCTCCTGGGAAGCAATAAGCAGTACCTGGTGTCCAGTCGGCTGAACAAGCTGATGGCGCAACACAGTTTCAAGAGCCTGGGCGAATTGCTCAAGGCGATTCAGAGCCAGCCTCGCAGTGGTTTGCGCGAGCTGGTCGTGGATGCGATGACCACGAACGAGACCCTGTGGTTTCGCGATACCTATCCCTTCGAGGTGCTCAAGGGCAAGGTGCTTCCGGAGATGCTCAAGCTGTCGGGCGGGCGCCTGCGTATCTGGTCGGCGGCCTGTTCGTCGGGGCAGGAGCCGTATTCGCTGTCGATGAGCATCGATGAGTACGAACGCAGCAACCCCAGTCAGCCGAAGGTTGCGGCCCAGATCGTCGCGACGGAGCTGTCGCCGACCATGCTGGCCGCCTGCAAGGCGGCGGAGTACGACAGCCTTGCCATCGCCCGTGGGCTTTCGCCCGAGCGCTTGCAGCGTTATTTCGATGTGGTGACGCCGGGGCGCTGGGCGGTCAAGCAGGCTGTTCGCAGCCGTGTCGAATTCCGCGTGCTGAACCTGCTCGACAGCTATGCCGCACTGGGCAAGTTCGATGTCGTGTTCTGCCGGAACGTGCTGATCTACTTCTCGGCGGATGTGAAGAAGGACATCCTCAAGCGCATTCATGCCACGCTCAGGCCCGGCGGCTACCTGTTCCTGGGAGCTTCCGAGGCGCTCAACGGCCTGCCGGAGTTGTACCAGATGGTGCAATGCAGTCCGGGGATCATCTACAAGGCGCGCTGA
- the flgB gene encoding flagellar basal body rod protein FlgB, producing the protein MSISFDKALGLHEKALGFRAQRAEVLSNNIANADTPNYKARDIEFSSVLEAQQASAGQGAFNAARTSERHIEAQGLEIADPSLRFRTPHQPSLDQNTVDVQIEQSNYAQNAIDFQASFTLLNSKFKGLMSALRGE; encoded by the coding sequence ATGAGTATCAGTTTCGACAAGGCATTGGGGCTTCATGAAAAGGCTTTGGGCTTCCGCGCGCAGCGCGCAGAGGTGCTGAGCAACAATATCGCCAACGCCGATACGCCCAACTACAAGGCGCGGGATATCGAATTCTCCAGTGTCCTTGAGGCGCAGCAGGCTTCCGCTGGGCAGGGCGCGTTCAACGCTGCGCGCACCAGCGAACGCCATATCGAGGCACAAGGGCTGGAGATCGCCGATCCTTCGCTGCGTTTCCGCACGCCTCACCAGCCTTCTCTTGACCAGAACACTGTCGATGTCCAGATCGAGCAGTCCAACTATGCCCAGAACGCCATCGACTTTCAGGCAAGCTTCACGCTGCTGAACAGTAAGTTCAAAGGGCTGATGAGCGCCCTGCGTGGCGAATAA
- the flgC gene encoding flagellar basal body rod protein FlgC, translating into MSLSNVFNIAGSGMSAQSTRLNTISSNIANAETVSSSVDQTYRARHPVFATVFQQANGQPNQSLFANQDDAGVGVQVLGVIEDQGELQARYEPSHPAADENGYVYYPNVNVVEEMADMISASRSFQTNAELMNTAKTMLQKVLTLGQ; encoded by the coding sequence ATGTCACTGAGTAATGTCTTCAATATCGCTGGTAGCGGCATGAGTGCCCAGAGCACTCGCCTCAATACCATCTCCAGCAATATCGCCAACGCCGAGACGGTGTCGTCCAGCGTCGACCAGACTTACCGCGCGCGCCATCCGGTGTTCGCGACGGTGTTCCAGCAGGCCAATGGGCAGCCGAACCAGTCCCTGTTCGCCAACCAGGACGATGCGGGCGTCGGTGTCCAGGTGCTGGGTGTGATCGAGGATCAGGGCGAGCTCCAGGCCCGTTATGAGCCGAGTCATCCGGCAGCCGATGAGAATGGCTATGTCTACTACCCGAATGTCAATGTGGTCGAGGAAATGGCCGACATGATTTCGGCGAGCCGCTCGTTCCAGACCAATGCCGAATTGATGAACACGGCCAAGACCATGTTGCAGAAGGTGCTGACGCTGGGGCAGTGA
- a CDS encoding flagellar basal body rod protein FlgF — translation MDKLLYVAMTGASQNALAQQAHANNLANISTTGFRRDFEQARSMQVFGDSFPARVYAMSERPATDFTPGTLQETGRELDVAVEGEGWLAIQAADGSEAYVRTGSLKIDALGMLRTPDGSPVMGNAGPVAVPPEQKVEIGQDGTISVRALGEDPNVVVVVDRLKLVNPELAQMEKGTDGMIRMKDGLPPVEADANVRVVSGFLETSNVNAVAEMTSMLALARQFELHVKMMRTAEDDAAAMARVLQIS, via the coding sequence ATGGACAAACTGCTTTATGTAGCCATGACGGGGGCTAGCCAGAATGCGCTGGCCCAGCAGGCGCATGCCAACAACTTGGCGAATATCTCCACGACGGGGTTCCGTCGGGATTTCGAGCAGGCCCGCTCCATGCAGGTTTTCGGTGACAGTTTTCCGGCGCGCGTCTATGCGATGAGTGAGCGGCCTGCCACTGACTTTACCCCGGGCACGTTGCAAGAGACCGGTCGTGAGCTGGACGTGGCCGTCGAGGGTGAGGGCTGGCTGGCCATTCAGGCCGCGGATGGAAGCGAAGCCTACGTGCGCACCGGCAGCTTGAAGATCGATGCCCTTGGCATGCTGCGCACTCCCGATGGTTCGCCTGTGATGGGGAATGCCGGGCCAGTGGCGGTTCCGCCCGAGCAGAAGGTCGAGATCGGCCAGGACGGCACCATCAGCGTGCGTGCCCTTGGGGAAGATCCCAATGTCGTGGTCGTCGTGGACCGCCTGAAGCTGGTCAATCCCGAACTGGCGCAGATGGAAAAAGGCACCGACGGCATGATCCGCATGAAAGATGGACTGCCGCCGGTCGAGGCCGACGCGAATGTCCGGGTGGTCTCGGGCTTTCTTGAGACGAGCAACGTCAATGCGGTGGCCGAAATGACATCCATGCTGGCGCTTGCGCGTCAGTTCGAGCTTCACGTGAAGATGATGCGCACAGCCGAAGACGATGCCGCCGCCATGGCGCGTGTCCTGCAAATCAGCTAA
- the flgG gene encoding flagellar basal-body rod protein FlgG, which yields MLPALWVSKTGLSAQDMNLTTISNNLANVSTTGFKKDRAEFQDLLYQIRRQPGGQSSQDSELPSGLQLGTGVRIVGTQKQFTTGSLQTTEQPLDMAVNGRGFFQILLPDGTISYSRDGSFHLNADGQVVTSNGYALEPAIVVPAETQTFTVGEDGTVSVTTLGNAQPQIIGNLQTADFINPAGLQAMGNNLFLETAASGAPQISTPGLNGLGTVLQNTLENSNVSVVEEMVNMITTQRAYEMNSKVISTADQMLSFVTQQL from the coding sequence ATGCTTCCAGCACTGTGGGTGAGCAAGACCGGTCTGTCGGCTCAGGACATGAACCTGACCACGATCTCCAACAACCTGGCCAACGTCTCGACCACGGGCTTCAAGAAAGACCGTGCCGAATTCCAGGACCTGCTCTACCAGATCCGTCGTCAGCCCGGCGGGCAGTCCAGCCAGGACAGCGAATTGCCGTCTGGCCTGCAACTGGGTACCGGTGTCCGTATCGTGGGCACGCAGAAGCAGTTCACCACAGGCAGCCTGCAGACCACCGAGCAGCCGCTGGACATGGCGGTCAATGGCCGGGGTTTCTTCCAGATCCTGCTGCCTGACGGCACTATTTCCTACTCGCGCGATGGCAGTTTCCACCTGAATGCCGATGGGCAGGTCGTGACCTCCAATGGCTATGCGCTGGAGCCGGCCATCGTCGTGCCGGCGGAGACGCAGACGTTCACGGTCGGTGAGGACGGCACGGTTTCCGTCACGACGCTCGGCAATGCCCAGCCGCAGATCATCGGCAATCTCCAGACCGCCGACTTCATCAACCCTGCCGGCCTGCAGGCCATGGGGAACAACCTGTTCCTCGAAACTGCCGCCAGCGGGGCGCCGCAGATCAGTACGCCCGGCCTGAATGGCCTGGGCACTGTCCTGCAGAACACCCTGGAGAACTCCAACGTCAGCGTGGTGGAGGAGATGGTCAACATGATCACCACCCAGCGCGCCTACGAAATGAACTCCAAGGTGATCTCCACTGCCGACCAGATGCTGTCCTTCGTGACACAGCAGCTCTGA
- the flgH gene encoding flagellar basal body L-ring protein FlgH, protein MRRLLSAVSLSSVVLLAGCMAPAPRPNDPYYSPVLPRTPLPAAQNNGAIYQAGFESNLFGDRKAFRVGDIITITLNERTQASKNANSQLSKDSSANIGLGSLFGGNVSAVNSMTSRIGAEYSANRDTSGSGQAGQSNSLSGSITVTVSEVLPNGILAVRGEKWMTLNTGDELVRIAGLVRADDIATDNSVSSTRIADARITYSGTGAFADASQPGWLDRFFLSPLWPF, encoded by the coding sequence ATGCGTCGTCTGTTGAGTGCCGTATCGTTGTCTTCCGTCGTGCTGCTCGCGGGCTGCATGGCGCCGGCCCCTCGGCCCAACGATCCCTATTATTCCCCCGTGCTGCCGCGTACACCGCTGCCGGCTGCGCAGAACAACGGTGCCATCTACCAGGCCGGCTTCGAAAGCAACCTGTTCGGCGATCGCAAGGCCTTCAGGGTTGGAGACATCATCACCATCACGCTCAACGAGCGCACCCAGGCCAGCAAGAACGCCAACTCCCAGTTGTCCAAGGACAGCAGTGCCAACATAGGTCTGGGCTCCCTGTTCGGGGGGAACGTATCGGCAGTCAACTCGATGACTTCCCGTATCGGCGCCGAGTACTCGGCCAATCGAGACACCTCTGGTTCCGGTCAGGCGGGGCAGAGCAACAGCCTGTCCGGCTCGATCACCGTGACTGTCTCCGAGGTCCTGCCCAACGGCATCCTGGCTGTGCGTGGGGAAAAGTGGATGACCCTCAATACCGGCGATGAGCTGGTACGTATCGCAGGCCTTGTACGCGCTGACGATATTGCGACGGACAACAGCGTTTCCTCGACTCGCATCGCCGATGCACGGATCACCTACTCGGGCACTGGGGCCTTTGCCGACGCGAGCCAGCCGGGCTGGCTGGACCGTTTCTTCCTCAGCCCGCTCTGGCCGTTCTGA
- a CDS encoding flagellar basal body P-ring protein FlgI, translating to MPRFFLLLAALMLASAPVHAERLKDIATISGVRSNQLVGYGLVVGLNGSGDQTTQTPFTVQTFNNMLAQFGIIVPPGSGNIQLKNVAAVSVHADLPAFAKPGQSIDITVSSIGNAKSLRGGSLLMTQLKGVDGNVYALAQGNLVVGGFDAGGADGSRITVNVPSAGRIPGGATVERPVPSAFNQGNSLTLNLNRPDFTTAKNVVDQINELLGPGVAKALDGGSISVSAPLDPNQRVDYLAILENLEIEVGQAVAKVIINSRTGTIVIGQNVRVQPAAVTHGSLTVTITEDPQVSQPNAFSGGQTAVVPNSRVSADQEAKPMFKFGPGTTLDEIVRAVNQVGAAPGDLMAILEALKQAGALQADLIVI from the coding sequence ATGCCGAGATTCTTCCTTTTGCTGGCAGCGCTGATGCTCGCTTCGGCTCCGGTGCATGCCGAGCGGCTGAAGGATATCGCTACCATCAGCGGTGTGCGTAGCAACCAACTGGTCGGTTATGGCCTGGTGGTGGGTTTGAATGGCAGTGGTGACCAGACCACCCAGACACCGTTCACGGTTCAGACCTTCAACAATATGCTGGCTCAGTTCGGCATCATCGTGCCGCCCGGCTCCGGCAACATCCAGTTGAAGAACGTCGCCGCCGTTTCCGTGCATGCCGACTTGCCGGCCTTCGCCAAGCCCGGCCAGAGTATCGACATCACGGTGTCCTCCATCGGTAACGCCAAGAGCCTGCGCGGCGGCAGCCTGTTGATGACCCAGCTCAAGGGGGTGGATGGCAACGTCTATGCCCTGGCCCAGGGCAACCTGGTCGTGGGTGGGTTCGATGCAGGTGGGGCGGATGGCTCGCGGATCACGGTCAACGTGCCCTCGGCGGGCCGTATTCCTGGCGGTGCCACGGTCGAGCGGCCGGTGCCGAGCGCGTTCAACCAGGGCAACAGCCTGACGCTGAACCTCAATCGCCCGGATTTCACCACGGCCAAGAACGTTGTCGATCAGATCAATGAGCTGTTGGGCCCAGGTGTCGCCAAGGCGCTCGACGGCGGCTCGATCAGCGTATCCGCGCCGCTCGATCCCAATCAGCGTGTGGACTACCTGGCCATTCTGGAAAACCTCGAGATCGAAGTGGGCCAGGCGGTGGCCAAGGTCATCATCAACTCGCGGACGGGTACCATCGTCATCGGGCAGAACGTCAGGGTACAACCGGCCGCCGTGACCCACGGCAGCCTGACCGTCACCATTACGGAAGACCCTCAGGTCAGCCAGCCAAACGCCTTTTCCGGAGGGCAGACGGCCGTCGTACCGAATTCTCGTGTGAGCGCCGACCAGGAAGCCAAGCCGATGTTCAAGTTCGGCCCGGGGACCACGCTGGATGAGATCGTGCGTGCGGTCAATCAGGTTGGCGCAGCGCCTGGCGACCTGATGGCCATTCTCGAAGCGCTCAAGCAGGCCGGCGCCTTGCAGGCCGACTTGATCGTTATCTGA
- the flgJ gene encoding flagellar assembly peptidoglycan hydrolase FlgJ, which translates to MNTRFGSAGRGIDSGSYSDLNRLNEMKVGQDRDGEQNVRKVAQEFESLFLNEMLKSMRAATDVIAEDNPLNSQAGKRYQEMYDQQLSVSLSREGGGIGIADVLVRQLNKQTQAERTNPFAQTSAAQVSEASDKAAPVQAPSASASVSGSAAATERRDDSHLLNRRRLALPGKLSQRIAANVSGTLNATAMTQQSAQASLAGEKWESATAFAAPKEAPLVTGPSKTRFDSPEEFIATMLPMAEQAAQRLGVDARYLVAQAALETGWGKSMIRQKDGSNSHNLFGIKSTGWKGESAQVTTTEYVNGSPVKEKAGFRAYSSFEHSFNDYVALLQNNDRYSNAVGVADRTGDSESFMRELQRAGYATDPNYAKKVNQIARKVQSYQTIAAADVSQNLRAKG; encoded by the coding sequence ATGAATACACGATTCGGCTCCGCAGGGCGTGGCATCGACAGTGGCAGCTATTCCGACCTCAATCGCCTGAACGAAATGAAGGTGGGGCAGGACCGCGATGGCGAGCAGAACGTTCGCAAGGTCGCGCAGGAATTCGAGTCGCTGTTTCTCAACGAGATGCTCAAGTCGATGCGCGCCGCGACCGATGTCATCGCCGAAGACAACCCGCTCAACAGTCAGGCTGGCAAGCGCTATCAGGAAATGTATGACCAGCAACTGTCCGTCAGCCTGTCGCGGGAAGGTGGCGGTATCGGTATCGCCGATGTGCTGGTACGGCAGTTGAACAAGCAGACCCAGGCTGAGCGTACCAACCCATTTGCCCAGACCTCGGCTGCACAGGTTTCCGAGGCGTCGGACAAGGCGGCGCCTGTCCAGGCGCCGTCGGCGAGCGCTTCCGTTTCGGGCAGTGCGGCTGCGACGGAGCGCCGTGATGACTCCCATCTGCTCAATCGTCGTCGGCTGGCGTTGCCCGGGAAGCTCAGCCAACGTATTGCCGCCAATGTTTCCGGTACGCTGAACGCCACGGCCATGACACAACAGTCTGCCCAGGCTTCGCTGGCCGGTGAGAAGTGGGAGAGTGCCACGGCATTCGCGGCACCCAAGGAAGCACCGCTCGTCACCGGGCCGAGCAAGACCCGTTTCGACTCGCCCGAAGAGTTCATTGCCACCATGCTGCCAATGGCTGAGCAGGCGGCCCAGCGACTGGGCGTGGATGCCCGCTATCTGGTGGCCCAGGCCGCGCTGGAGACCGGTTGGGGCAAGTCGATGATTCGCCAGAAGGATGGCAGCAACAGCCACAACCTGTTCGGTATCAAGTCAACGGGCTGGAAGGGCGAGTCTGCACAGGTGACGACCACCGAGTACGTCAACGGCTCGCCGGTGAAGGAAAAGGCCGGCTTCCGTGCCTACAGCTCCTTCGAGCACAGTTTCAACGATTACGTGGCGCTGCTGCAGAACAATGATCGCTACAGCAATGCAGTTGGCGTGGCCGACCGAACCGGCGATTCGGAGAGCTTCATGCGTGAATTGCAGCGAGCGGGTTATGCGACTGATCCCAACTATGCGAAGAAGGTCAACCAGATCGCTCGCAAGGTGCAGTCCTATCAGACGATAGCGGCTGCCGATGTTTCCCAGAACCTGCGGGCCAAAGGCTAG
- a CDS encoding helix-hairpin-helix domain-containing protein, translating into MTGYFLRATALTFLFCFSLAAQAEPPAPSPGGVIATEQASMIDLNSADADTLARELSGVGANKARAIVDYREAHGPFTSVDELLEVKGIGASILERNEKRLTVTP; encoded by the coding sequence ATGACCGGATACTTCCTTCGCGCTACGGCGCTGACTTTCCTCTTCTGTTTTTCGCTGGCTGCACAGGCTGAGCCGCCGGCTCCGAGCCCAGGCGGCGTGATCGCCACTGAACAGGCCAGCATGATCGACCTCAACAGTGCTGACGCCGATACACTGGCGCGTGAATTGAGCGGTGTCGGGGCGAACAAGGCCAGGGCCATCGTCGATTATCGCGAGGCCCATGGGCCTTTCACTTCGGTCGATGAGTTGCTGGAGGTGAAAGGCATCGGAGCCTCGATTCTCGAGCGCAACGAGAAGCGCCTTACCGTGACACCGTGA
- a CDS encoding YkvA family protein, translating into MKAPWNFLRFLPRAKRLLAAGRLPALLIAVSRKMSSPGQGLAGVRDTLGLLQALCVAWWRGDYRAISSQALISIVAGLLYFVSPLDAIPDWIPGVGLLDDLAVLGWVARSWASELEAFKRWRDVQSQARQAALLDLAALPDKRDP; encoded by the coding sequence ATGAAAGCACCCTGGAATTTTCTTCGCTTCCTGCCACGAGCCAAACGTCTTCTGGCGGCGGGGCGGTTGCCGGCATTGCTGATTGCCGTCTCGCGCAAGATGTCTTCCCCTGGGCAAGGACTGGCCGGTGTGAGGGACACGCTCGGGTTGTTGCAGGCTTTATGTGTCGCCTGGTGGCGAGGAGACTACCGGGCCATCAGCAGCCAGGCGCTGATCTCCATCGTGGCGGGCCTGCTGTATTTCGTCTCGCCACTGGATGCCATCCCTGACTGGATTCCAGGCGTCGGTCTGCTCGATGACCTGGCTGTGCTGGGGTGGGTCGCCCGGTCCTGGGCCAGCGAGCTGGAAGCCTTCAAGCGCTGGCGCGACGTGCAATCCCAGGCCAGGCAGGCCGCTCTGCTCGATTTGGCGGCATTGCCTGACAAGCGCGATCCCTGA
- a CDS encoding Dyp-type peroxidase, with the protein MFQAGIHAALPSLGRHLFFRIDQVGALAQALDRLGSHIDGEKAVLGIGQGLAVALEQTVPGLRVFPEGKAGQVRVPSTPSDLWVWLRGEDHGDLFERSQALVRDLAPGLALARATDVFRYKDGHDLTGYEDGTENPEGDAALAAAFVLNEGEGLNGSSFVAVQQWQHDFPTFDAMPSAQQDNAIGRRKSDNEELDDAPESAHVKRTAQEDFEPEAFVLRRSMPWMEGRQAGLMFVAFGKSFDAFEAQLHRMSGEEDGIVDALYQFTRPLTGAYFWCPPMHDGRLDLRVLGW; encoded by the coding sequence ATGTTCCAGGCAGGGATTCATGCCGCGTTGCCATCGTTGGGGCGTCATCTTTTTTTCCGCATCGACCAGGTCGGAGCGTTGGCACAGGCACTTGACCGCCTGGGGAGCCATATCGATGGCGAAAAGGCTGTTCTGGGCATAGGCCAGGGACTTGCAGTGGCCCTGGAGCAGACGGTGCCTGGTTTGCGCGTGTTTCCCGAGGGCAAGGCCGGGCAGGTTCGTGTGCCCTCGACGCCCAGTGATCTTTGGGTATGGTTGCGTGGCGAGGATCACGGCGATCTGTTCGAACGCAGTCAGGCACTGGTGCGCGACCTGGCCCCGGGATTGGCGCTGGCACGCGCCACGGATGTTTTCCGCTACAAGGATGGTCACGACCTGACGGGTTATGAGGATGGTACGGAAAACCCGGAAGGCGACGCGGCGCTGGCTGCGGCCTTCGTGCTGAACGAAGGGGAAGGGCTGAATGGCTCCAGCTTCGTCGCGGTGCAGCAGTGGCAGCACGATTTCCCGACGTTCGATGCCATGCCTTCGGCGCAACAGGACAATGCCATCGGCCGGCGCAAGAGCGATAACGAAGAGCTGGACGATGCGCCGGAGTCGGCCCACGTCAAGCGTACCGCCCAGGAGGATTTCGAGCCTGAGGCGTTCGTGCTGAGGCGTTCGATGCCCTGGATGGAGGGACGCCAGGCTGGCCTGATGTTCGTCGCCTTCGGCAAGTCGTTCGATGCCTTCGAGGCGCAACTGCACAGGATGAGCGGTGAGGAAGATGGCATCGTCGATGCGCTTTACCAGTTCACTCGCCCGCTGACTGGCGCCTATTTCTGGTGTCCGCCCATGCACGATGGGCGGCTGGACCTGCGGGTGCTGGGCTGGTAG